The uncultured Desulfobulbus sp. genome window below encodes:
- a CDS encoding SpoVR family protein has protein sequence MELISQHAKRIMEGCKDRARQAGLRFEDETLEYVVTNRDMLELGPKVMIPTLYDYWVQEVEVLREQGRYELYPSNPYETVINTRPPISYYNDNNPDWLNVMIFYHVIGHIDFFQNNLFFRHTWDYDFTGRALADKRLIAKLRSEHGRWVDYVIEFARTIDNLVGYFDILEESGKKIKKEKPSLLDFYFDVFLQRGARAAVSSYSREIEHYNRFLREHPEDGEMRFLKRITDKYSELESLYARSLKETKSVGRTDLLEFLMEYSPFLKTEKNRWMLTVLEVIRSTSLYFQPQIRTKILNEGWASYWHDTLFLQDDRIKGHEVDYAIVNAKVTSMPRVGLNPYALGMRLFQYLENKAEKGRTGLEYFMTQDRGQRKNFDQATGKGREYIYHIRENYCDSMFINSFIDQDFVDQHKLFVVGKRLNKERMSWEYYVKTRKAKAYKGMVADSLYHPPRVEVTVAENNALVLNHVFEGKPLLKDFIQGVLLGVEYLWGEEVHLYTSVPIPMKASRDLDGQLREETPKRTIQWKRFRYTMKDRTLSRTLVE, from the coding sequence ATGGAACTAATCAGTCAGCATGCCAAACGCATCATGGAGGGGTGTAAGGACCGGGCTCGCCAAGCCGGGCTGCGCTTCGAAGACGAAACCCTCGAGTATGTGGTAACCAACCGGGACATGCTTGAACTCGGCCCCAAGGTCATGATTCCCACCCTATATGATTACTGGGTGCAGGAGGTCGAGGTTTTACGAGAACAGGGGCGCTATGAACTCTATCCCAGCAACCCCTATGAAACGGTGATCAACACTCGGCCACCAATTTCCTACTATAACGACAATAATCCCGACTGGCTAAACGTGATGATTTTTTATCATGTTATTGGTCACATCGATTTTTTTCAGAACAATCTCTTTTTTCGCCACACCTGGGATTACGACTTCACGGGCCGCGCTCTAGCCGATAAACGCCTCATTGCCAAGCTGCGCTCGGAGCATGGCCGCTGGGTCGACTATGTCATCGAATTTGCTCGCACCATCGATAACCTGGTTGGCTATTTTGATATCCTTGAAGAGAGCGGTAAAAAGATCAAAAAAGAAAAGCCGAGCCTACTCGACTTCTACTTTGATGTCTTTCTCCAGCGAGGTGCACGTGCGGCAGTATCGAGTTACTCCCGTGAGATTGAACACTACAACCGCTTCTTACGCGAACACCCCGAAGATGGTGAAATGCGTTTTTTGAAACGCATAACAGACAAATACAGCGAGCTGGAATCTCTTTACGCCCGGAGTCTCAAGGAAACAAAATCCGTTGGGCGTACCGATCTCCTTGAGTTTCTCATGGAGTACTCTCCCTTTCTCAAAACTGAGAAAAACCGATGGATGCTGACAGTCCTTGAGGTCATTCGCTCGACTTCACTCTATTTTCAGCCGCAAATTCGGACAAAAATACTCAACGAGGGCTGGGCCTCCTACTGGCACGATACTCTTTTTCTCCAGGATGACCGAATCAAAGGGCATGAGGTGGATTATGCCATTGTCAATGCCAAGGTCACTTCCATGCCACGGGTGGGCCTGAACCCTTATGCTCTAGGGATGCGTCTTTTTCAATATTTAGAGAATAAGGCAGAAAAGGGTCGTACCGGGCTTGAGTACTTCATGACCCAGGATCGGGGGCAGCGTAAAAATTTCGACCAGGCAACCGGTAAAGGGCGGGAATACATCTATCACATCCGTGAAAATTACTGTGACTCGATGTTTATCAACTCCTTCATTGATCAGGACTTTGTCGACCAACATAAACTCTTTGTGGTGGGCAAACGGCTCAATAAGGAACGGATGAGCTGGGAGTATTACGTCAAAACCCGCAAGGCAAAAGCGTACAAGGGGATGGTGGCTGACAGCCTCTATCATCCACCTCGGGTTGAGGTGACAGTGGCGGAAAATAATGCGCTGGTACTCAATCACGTTTTCGAAGGCAAACCACTGTTGAAAGATTTCATTCAGGGAGTTTTGCTTGGGGTGGAATACCTTTGGGGGGAAGAGGTCCATCTCTATACCTCGGTGCCAATTCCGATGAAAGCAAGCCGGGATCTTGACGGTCAGTTACGTGAGGAGACCCCTAAACGAACCATTCAATGGAAGCGTTTTCGCTACACGATGAAAGACAGGACACTATCAAGAACGCTGGTGGAATAG